A region of Diospyros lotus cultivar Yz01 chromosome 3, ASM1463336v1, whole genome shotgun sequence DNA encodes the following proteins:
- the LOC127797774 gene encoding uncharacterized protein LOC127797774, whose product MASSTFPDVWAWIQSLPPVTNWREDLMSICICGLRSSPSLKLSVAKNPQSPFLSFSMIADFNLPVSLWTSKPFKLSSTTSKFVDEETIFNLLVNIIEDVLGYCPNRNTSLLRIPKIDSLNNFKDVFNISFLTLTFLICIYEAPVDIRSECLNTLKNQLACLRSRETTKLFMRILGSNSEEQWMRSINLAITNWIVELRANNNNLKTLSPLFSYAISAVGLWKVHLYCPVIAMDIEKSTNPPPDDRLWFSLNYHQLEGVIQLNYKVTVREKWIDVMVDVDNIRCDVIRLATKTLLSERGAGTAEKHFPSRISLQLTPTLQTNVLSISVGKSSENPRREIGFEKTLEGGFDSTTSLGLRVSAGETMSMSLKPWKFEQSVHGDTAKLNWFLHDSEDGREVFSSKPSKMALLQPKAWFKNRYSSAYRPFTKQGGVIFAHDEYGENLWWKVQRGSVGKQMEWEIRGWIWLTYWPNKHRTFYSETRRLQFRETVQLTLP is encoded by the exons ATGGCTTCCTCTACCTTCCCAGATGTATGGGCGTGGATTCAGAGCCTTCCACCAGTTACTAATTGGAGAGAAGACTTAATGTCCATATGTATCTGTGGTTTAAGGTCATCACCGTCCCTTAAATTATCCGTAGCCAAAAATCCTCAATCTccatttctctcattctctatgATTGCAGATTTCAACCTCCCGGTATCTCTTTGGACCTCAAAACCATTTAAACTCAGCTCCACAACTTCAAAGTTTGTAGATGAAGAAACCATTTTCAATCTCTTGGTTAATATCATTGAGGATGTTCTTGGCTACTGCCCAAATAGAAACACCTCTTTACTTAGAATCCCCAAAATAGATTCACTGAACAACTTCAAAGATGTATTTAACATCTCATTTCTGACTCTCACCTTCCTAATTTGCATCTATGAAGCTCCTGTAGATATCCGCTCAGAATGTCTTAATACTCTCAAGAACCAACTAGCATGCCTGCGCTCAAGAGAAACGACAAAGCTATTTATGAGGATCTTAGGATCCAACTCAGAAGAGCAATGGATGAGATCAATAAACCTTGCCATCACCAACTGGATTGTTGAGCTCCGAGCTAATAACAACAACCTCAAGACACTATCCCCTCTGTTCTCTTATGCAATTTCAGCAGTTGGATTATGGAAAGTTCATTTGTATTGTCCTGTAATAGCAATGGATATTGAGAAATCAACCAATCCTCCACCCGATGATCGCTTGTGGTTCTCTTTGAACTATCACCAACTTGAGGGTGTGATCCAATTAAATTACAAAGTCACCGTTCGGGAGAAGTGGATTGACGTGATGGTGGATGTGGACAACATAAG GTGCGATGTAATTCGACTCGCAACCAAGACCCTCCTTTCTGAGCGAGGAGCTGGAACAGCCGAAAAACACTTCCCATCGCGAATCTCCTTGCAGCTTACTCCAACTCTTCAGACCAACGTGTTAAGCATATCAGTCGGCAAATCCTCGGAAAACCCTAGGAGAGAGATCGGCTTCGAAAAGACGCTCGAAGGCGGATTCGATTCGACTACTTCCTTGGGGCTTAGGGTTTCCGCTGGAGAGACGATGTCAATGAGCTTGAAGCCCTGGAAGTTCGAGCAATCTGTCCATGGAGATACCGCGAAGTTGAATTGGTTTCTTCACGACAGCGAGGACGGAAGGGAGGTGTTCTCATCGAAGCCTTCAAAGATGGCGTTGCTTCAACCGAAGGCCTGGTTCAAGAACCGCTATTCCAGTGCTTATCGGCCTTTCACCAAGCAAGGAGGAGTGATATTTGCTCACGATGAATACGGAGAGAATCTATGGTGGAAGGTGCAGAGAGGAAGCGTGGGGAAGCAGATGGAATGGGAGATCAGAGGGTGGATTTGGTTAACGTATTGGCCGAATAAACATCGGACATTCTATAGCGAGACGAGGCGGCTGCAGTTCAGAGAAACCGTTCAGCTCACTCTTCCTTAA